From a region of the Neobacillus niacini genome:
- a CDS encoding D-2-hydroxyacid dehydrogenase — MTVLTKKEAPFVYIRHNIPMEYLEKLRKICSTVIVEPWLPGEPEPEPSYDISKCNVIFTLGMRDKLKILEKTPNLQWIHSQSVGLEAMLTNEVKECDVIVTNTKGCTSIPIAEHTIAMITSLARGVPTMIRNEPTRKWGLIPIKDLGDSTVGIIGYGEIGYEIAKRCKGLGMKVIGCRRNPKKRKDENDPADIVVGMDQVDKVLGRSDFLVLALPSTKETRDFLNKHRLKQMKKGSYLINVGRGNTIVEKNLVECLNSNHIAGAALDVFDVEPLPKDHPFWTLDNVIVSPHNAYYSPKNVERNMNLFITNLKLFIEGKPMLNVVDKKLGY, encoded by the coding sequence ATGACTGTCTTGACAAAGAAAGAAGCTCCCTTTGTCTATATTAGACATAATATCCCAATGGAATATTTAGAGAAACTTAGAAAGATTTGTTCAACCGTCATAGTTGAACCCTGGCTGCCTGGTGAACCTGAACCGGAGCCGAGTTATGACATATCTAAATGCAACGTTATTTTTACCTTAGGAATGCGTGACAAGCTCAAAATCCTTGAAAAAACTCCCAATTTACAATGGATTCATTCTCAAAGTGTGGGATTGGAAGCGATGTTGACGAACGAAGTGAAGGAATGTGATGTCATTGTCACCAATACGAAAGGCTGTACATCCATCCCAATCGCAGAGCATACAATTGCCATGATTACCTCTTTAGCAAGAGGTGTCCCAACCATGATTCGGAATGAACCAACCAGAAAATGGGGTTTGATTCCTATTAAGGATTTAGGAGACTCGACGGTCGGAATTATAGGTTATGGGGAGATCGGATATGAGATCGCCAAAAGATGTAAAGGGTTAGGAATGAAGGTAATTGGCTGTCGAAGAAATCCGAAAAAGCGAAAAGACGAAAACGATCCCGCAGATATAGTGGTTGGAATGGATCAGGTTGATAAAGTCTTAGGTAGATCCGATTTTCTCGTACTTGCACTCCCATCCACGAAAGAAACCCGGGATTTCTTAAATAAACATCGATTGAAACAAATGAAGAAAGGCAGTTACTTAATTAATGTCGGCCGTGGAAATACGATTGTCGAAAAGAATCTAGTTGAATGCTTGAACAGTAACCACATAGCAGGAGCAGCGCTCGATGTATTTGATGTAGAGCCGCTGCCAAAGGATCATCCATTTTGGACGCTTGACAATGTCATTGTATCACCGCATAATGCTTACTATTCTCCCAAGAATGTCGAGCGTAATATGAATCTATTTATCACCAATCTTAAACTGTTTATAGAAGGAAAACCAATGCTCAATGTGGTTGATAAAAAATTGGGATATTAA
- a CDS encoding PLP-dependent aminotransferase family protein produces the protein MQTLQEFSFSKRFPDLPLISAATAEKYPDLIPLSFGYPARESFDIALLAQSSVMALETQGPESLEYTGGTGTGKVVEWIKQRSLLRSIKTESSNIIVTTGSMQGMDIVTRTLTDPGDEVWIEAPSFFGAIRQFLLAGTKLRTFPIDENGLKVDLVEQALKEARASGEPLPKMFYVMPNYHNPGGINLSLERRKKLAELAYEYNFYILEDDAYVELSFTGKYIPSIYSFGPERVIYLSTFSKIIAPGIRMGWAIAGEHVINKMRMLKSDGSTSVFVQEIISNFLSEIDFDAHVKKLNSIYKMRKDAMVLAIAEYFGDEVSYIVPDGGFFLWLTFHPEIDTSQFFIDSLKKGVNYIDGVHFYTENHQHNHIRLCFTFCDEEQIRRAVKRIAESYFENKKNCSVLKEV, from the coding sequence ATGCAAACATTGCAAGAGTTTTCTTTTTCAAAACGGTTTCCTGATTTGCCTTTAATAAGTGCTGCTACTGCAGAGAAGTATCCTGATCTCATTCCTCTCTCATTTGGGTATCCTGCACGTGAATCATTTGATATTGCTCTATTGGCCCAATCATCTGTTATGGCTCTAGAAACACAAGGTCCTGAATCCTTAGAATATACTGGCGGAACGGGTACGGGGAAGGTAGTCGAGTGGATTAAACAACGTTCTTTATTACGTTCCATTAAGACGGAGAGTTCGAATATTATTGTGACAACTGGTTCTATGCAAGGGATGGATATCGTAACCAGAACGCTAACCGATCCAGGTGACGAAGTTTGGATAGAAGCCCCTTCGTTCTTCGGTGCGATTCGTCAGTTCTTATTAGCCGGTACGAAGCTTCGTACTTTCCCTATCGATGAAAATGGGTTGAAGGTAGATTTGGTCGAACAGGCATTAAAAGAAGCAAGAGCAAGTGGCGAGCCGTTACCAAAAATGTTTTATGTCATGCCAAACTATCACAACCCAGGCGGGATTAACCTCTCTTTAGAAAGAAGAAAGAAATTGGCCGAACTAGCCTATGAATACAACTTTTATATACTAGAAGATGATGCTTATGTAGAATTAAGTTTTACAGGAAAATATATACCTTCCATTTATTCCTTTGGACCTGAGCGTGTGATTTATCTGAGTACGTTCTCGAAAATCATTGCCCCTGGAATTCGAATGGGGTGGGCGATAGCTGGAGAGCACGTCATAAATAAAATGAGAATGTTAAAGTCAGATGGGTCGACAAGTGTATTTGTGCAGGAGATCATCTCGAATTTTTTATCAGAGATTGATTTTGATGCTCATGTGAAGAAATTGAATTCTATTTATAAAATGAGAAAGGATGCAATGGTCCTTGCGATTGCTGAATACTTTGGGGATGAGGTATCTTATATCGTTCCGGATGGCGGTTTCTTTTTATGGCTCACCTTTCATCCTGAAATCGACACGAGCCAATTTTTCATTGATTCTCTAAAAAAAGGTGTTAACTATATTGATGGTGTTCATTTTTACACAGAGAATCATCAACACAATCATATACGTTTGTGCTTTACTTTCTGTGATGAAGAGCAAATTAGAAGAGCGGTAAAACGGATTGCTGAATCTTATTTTGAAAATAAAAAGAATTGTAGTGTTCTAAAGGAGGTTTAA
- the dat gene encoding D-amino-acid transaminase → MNILLNDEIISRENVMVDIEDRGYQFGDGIYEMIRIYDGLLFEWEAHLERLVRSAKELMIPLPKGMEVLQKNIHLLMKESGVLNGSVYIQITRGVSPRKHHFPENADPVLTAYVREMERPLEQIRNGIKAITTEDIRWLRVDIKSLNLLGNVLAKQKAVEQGASEAILVRGDIVTEASSSNVFAIRGQECFTHPTNQFILNGITRQVVVRLMESTNLTLVETPFTKEALMEMDEVFITNTGLEVCPVIEIDEQLIGDGMPGYYTTQLQKAFETLLLELIPQ, encoded by the coding sequence ATGAATATTCTGCTTAATGATGAAATTATTTCGAGAGAAAATGTCATGGTTGATATTGAGGATCGGGGATATCAATTTGGTGACGGAATTTACGAAATGATTCGCATTTATGATGGGTTGTTATTTGAATGGGAAGCGCATCTGGAAAGACTCGTACGTAGTGCGAAAGAACTGATGATTCCTCTGCCGAAAGGGATGGAGGTTTTGCAGAAAAATATCCATCTATTAATGAAGGAAAGTGGTGTCTTAAATGGGTCGGTATACATACAAATCACTCGTGGTGTATCGCCAAGAAAACACCATTTCCCTGAAAATGCAGACCCCGTTTTAACGGCTTATGTTCGTGAAATGGAGCGGCCGCTAGAACAAATTAGGAATGGTATTAAAGCCATCACGACGGAGGATATTCGCTGGTTACGTGTGGATATTAAGAGTTTGAATTTGTTAGGGAATGTTCTAGCCAAGCAAAAAGCGGTGGAACAAGGAGCAAGTGAAGCCATTCTAGTCCGAGGAGATATTGTGACAGAAGCAAGCAGCTCCAATGTATTTGCTATTCGTGGGCAGGAGTGTTTTACCCATCCGACCAATCAATTTATCTTAAATGGAATTACCCGGCAAGTGGTGGTTCGTTTAATGGAATCTACGAATTTAACGTTAGTGGAAACACCCTTTACAAAAGAGGCGTTAATGGAAATGGATGAAGTGTTCATTACCAATACGGGGCTCGAGGTGTGCCCAGTCATTGAAATCGACGAGCAGCTAATTGGAGATGGAATGCCAGGCTATTACACCACACAGCTTCAAAAAGCGTTTGAAACTCTTCTTTTAGAGCTTATTCCACAATAA
- the tatC gene encoding twin-arginine translocase subunit TatC — MEQAKFQQDQEQILVANLTELRKRIIIVLVFLILSLIAGFIASPTILQLIKSQPVAVKIEWNVFGFTDGIAIYFKCALVVALLVTLPVALHQTWLFVKPGLTDDEKKGVFIFIPITFFLFILGVSFSYFVLFPMMIQFLSSINQSIGATETYGMNQYFKMMFGIILPVSLMFELPVIIVFLTKIGLVNPKFLRKIRKTAYFVLVIVAITVTPPDFISDFIFTIPLLVLYEVSILCSNWVYKKNKV, encoded by the coding sequence ATGGAACAGGCCAAATTTCAACAGGACCAAGAACAGATACTTGTGGCAAACCTCACCGAATTAAGAAAGCGAATAATTATCGTACTAGTGTTCTTAATCCTTTCTTTAATTGCGGGATTTATTGCATCTCCAACGATTTTGCAATTAATTAAATCACAGCCTGTGGCAGTGAAAATAGAGTGGAATGTGTTTGGATTTACGGATGGAATTGCCATTTATTTTAAATGTGCGCTTGTTGTGGCCTTGTTAGTAACATTACCAGTTGCTTTGCACCAAACTTGGTTGTTTGTAAAACCTGGGTTAACGGATGATGAAAAAAAAGGGGTCTTTATTTTCATCCCGATTACGTTTTTCTTATTTATTTTGGGCGTATCATTCAGCTATTTTGTACTTTTCCCAATGATGATTCAATTCTTATCATCTATTAATCAATCAATCGGTGCGACAGAAACATATGGAATGAATCAATACTTTAAGATGATGTTTGGCATTATTCTTCCTGTCAGCCTTATGTTTGAACTTCCAGTCATTATTGTGTTTCTTACCAAAATTGGCTTGGTAAATCCAAAGTTTTTAAGAAAGATAAGAAAAACAGCGTATTTTGTTCTCGTGATTGTGGCCATCACCGTCACTCCGCCTGATTTTATTTCAGACTTTATCTTCACGATTCCATTGCTTGTCCTTTATGAGGTTAGTATTCTATGTTCTAACTGGGTTTATAAGAAAAACAAGGTTTGA
- a CDS encoding c-type cytochrome has protein sequence MKKTYMVTGFNIVLAVCLVFLLFVYEGPKKSQPGSAKGTETASASAGNAEDLVEKSCITCHGDQLQGGAGPALSKIGANYNQSEIENIIKNGKNGMPGGIISGEDVAVVAKWLSEKK, from the coding sequence ATGAAAAAAACATATATGGTAACAGGGTTCAATATAGTACTGGCAGTATGCCTGGTCTTTTTGTTATTCGTGTACGAAGGGCCTAAAAAGTCACAACCTGGATCAGCTAAAGGAACAGAAACGGCTTCTGCTTCGGCAGGAAATGCGGAGGATCTAGTAGAAAAAAGCTGCATTACCTGTCATGGCGATCAATTACAAGGCGGAGCCGGGCCAGCTTTAAGTAAAATTGGTGCTAACTATAATCAAAGTGAAATAGAAAATATCATAAAAAACGGTAAAAATGGAATGCCTGGAGGAATTATTTCAGGTGAAGATGTGGCAGTGGTAGCCAAATGGTTATCTGAGAAAAAGTAA
- a CDS encoding GMC family oxidoreductase, translating into MATKLPKVPVVIVGMGWAGGIIASELTKAGVKVVGIERGKDRTTSDYLMGHDELRYQHRTELMQDLSKETITSRNNRSMTALPMRSYGTFIVGDGVGGAGSHWNGQTYRFLPYDFEIKTLTEQKYGPNKVKPEYTIQDWGITYDEIEPYYDKFEKMAGISGETVELYGKRSNPYPTGPMVKTPIMKEFEKVTKKLGFSPYVIPSSNLSETYKNPDGIQRGACQYCAYCENFGCEYGAKADPAVTVIPVAKNTGNLDLRTHSNVTRILNDGKKATGVFYVNTITGEEFEQPADVVVVASYVFNNVRLLLNSGLGKPYNPETGTGAIGKNYCYQVTGGATTIFFNDKEFNLYGGAGALGMELPDFTGDNFDHSNLNFIHGAGIRVTQYGNRPIANNTVPKGTPSWGAEFKKQSIKYANSTFPVKVQAASMPHRENYLDLDPTYKDAYGMPLLRMTYDYTEQDREIVKYMAQITKKIAKEFGADIMETNEEQAPFNVNKDGNTHNTGGVIMGADSETSAVNSYLQMWDAENVFVAGASAFPHNSNYNPTGTLSALSYRAAEGIIKYIQQGGLLV; encoded by the coding sequence ATGGCTACAAAACTTCCTAAAGTACCGGTTGTCATTGTTGGTATGGGATGGGCAGGCGGTATTATTGCCTCTGAACTTACAAAAGCAGGAGTGAAAGTTGTCGGAATTGAACGGGGAAAAGACCGGACAACAAGCGATTATTTAATGGGACACGATGAACTCCGTTATCAGCATCGGACCGAATTAATGCAGGATTTATCAAAAGAAACGATCACTTCACGTAATAACAGAAGCATGACCGCACTTCCAATGCGCAGTTACGGAACTTTTATTGTCGGAGACGGAGTGGGCGGCGCCGGCAGCCACTGGAACGGTCAAACGTATCGTTTTCTGCCATATGATTTTGAAATTAAAACGTTGACAGAACAAAAATATGGCCCTAATAAAGTAAAGCCTGAGTATACCATCCAAGACTGGGGTATTACGTACGATGAAATCGAACCATATTATGATAAATTTGAAAAGATGGCCGGTATTTCTGGTGAGACGGTTGAATTGTATGGAAAACGTTCTAATCCATATCCTACTGGCCCAATGGTGAAAACACCTATTATGAAGGAATTCGAAAAAGTAACAAAAAAACTGGGCTTCAGTCCCTATGTCATTCCATCTTCCAATCTATCAGAAACGTATAAAAACCCGGATGGCATTCAGCGTGGTGCCTGCCAATATTGTGCGTATTGTGAAAACTTTGGCTGTGAATATGGTGCAAAGGCGGACCCGGCTGTTACGGTCATTCCGGTTGCCAAGAATACAGGTAATTTGGATTTACGTACCCATTCCAATGTTACTCGGATTTTAAATGATGGGAAAAAAGCGACCGGCGTTTTTTATGTGAATACGATTACGGGCGAAGAATTTGAGCAGCCTGCTGATGTGGTGGTTGTGGCAAGTTATGTCTTTAATAACGTGAGACTGTTATTGAATTCGGGTCTTGGAAAACCGTACAATCCTGAAACAGGAACAGGTGCTATCGGTAAAAACTATTGCTACCAGGTAACTGGTGGAGCGACTACCATATTCTTTAATGATAAAGAATTTAACTTGTACGGTGGTGCCGGTGCACTTGGAATGGAGCTCCCTGATTTTACAGGAGATAATTTCGACCATTCCAATTTAAATTTCATTCATGGTGCTGGTATCCGGGTGACTCAATATGGGAATCGCCCAATTGCCAATAATACGGTTCCAAAAGGAACACCATCATGGGGTGCGGAATTCAAGAAACAATCGATTAAATATGCGAACAGTACGTTCCCGGTTAAGGTTCAGGCAGCAAGCATGCCGCATCGGGAAAACTATCTAGATCTAGATCCTACATATAAAGATGCTTATGGTATGCCTTTATTGCGGATGACGTATGACTATACAGAACAAGACCGTGAAATAGTAAAATATATGGCACAGATTACGAAAAAAATTGCCAAAGAATTCGGTGCGGATATCATGGAGACGAATGAAGAGCAAGCTCCATTTAACGTGAATAAGGACGGCAATACCCATAACACAGGCGGTGTGATCATGGGAGCGGACTCTGAGACTTCTGCTGTTAACAGCTATTTACAAATGTGGGATGCAGAAAATGTATTTGTTGCTGGTGCTTCTGCTTTTCCTCATAACAGTAACTATAATCCAACCGGTACATTAAGCGCTCTTTCTTATCGGGCAGCCGAAGGTATTATAAAATATATTCAACAAGGCGGATTGCTTGTTTAA
- a CDS encoding gluconate 2-dehydrogenase subunit 3 family protein produces the protein MSENEKNQQGVQDKTRRIFIKNSGLTVGGLIVGGAVGSLFGIKSDTKTEPATAMVHESAANPNEALMYFNQEQYQTTAAAAERIFPKDESGPGAKDLNVAIYIDHQLASPWGVNAKDYMVGPFQKPDEKQGGQLRILRKDLFLLGLKGLNDYSNKTFKKKFTELEAKDQDAILTDFESGKAGDLSGVSTNVFFKMLRTLTIEGAYADPMYGGNKDMQGWKMRKYPGSYMGYTKEIQSDKFVALKQQSLHDHMGH, from the coding sequence GTGTCAGAAAATGAAAAAAATCAACAAGGGGTCCAAGATAAGACGAGACGGATCTTTATAAAAAATTCAGGATTAACGGTCGGCGGACTGATTGTCGGTGGGGCAGTAGGCAGTTTATTCGGTATAAAGTCAGATACGAAAACGGAGCCAGCGACAGCTATGGTCCATGAAAGTGCTGCAAATCCTAATGAAGCCTTAATGTACTTCAACCAAGAACAATATCAGACTACAGCTGCCGCGGCGGAACGTATTTTTCCAAAAGACGAAAGCGGCCCGGGAGCCAAGGATTTAAATGTAGCCATTTATATAGACCACCAGCTTGCCAGTCCGTGGGGAGTCAATGCCAAAGATTATATGGTGGGACCTTTTCAGAAGCCGGATGAGAAACAAGGCGGGCAGTTGCGAATTTTACGTAAGGATTTATTTCTGCTGGGCCTTAAAGGGTTAAATGATTACAGTAACAAAACTTTCAAAAAAAAATTCACCGAACTGGAAGCAAAAGACCAAGATGCTATTTTAACAGATTTTGAGAGTGGTAAAGCAGGGGATCTTTCTGGTGTATCCACGAACGTCTTTTTCAAAATGCTCCGGACCTTGACCATTGAAGGTGCATATGCAGACCCTATGTATGGCGGCAATAAAGATATGCAGGGCTGGAAAATGCGTAAATATCCTGGATCATATATGGGATATACAAAAGAAATACAGAGTGATAAATTCGTAGCTTTGAAACAGCAAAGTTTACATGACCATATGGGACATTAA
- the tatA gene encoding twin-arginine translocase TatA/TatE family subunit yields the protein MLSSIGVPGLIIILVLALILFGPSKLPQLGRAVGDTLREFKKSTREIVDDVKEPFEADSKKVNQK from the coding sequence ATGTTAAGTTCAATTGGTGTTCCAGGCCTAATTATTATTTTAGTTTTAGCTTTAATCTTATTTGGTCCATCGAAACTGCCTCAGCTTGGCCGAGCGGTTGGAGATACACTTCGGGAATTCAAAAAATCAACAAGGGAAATTGTTGACGATGTAAAAGAACCATTTGAAGCAGATAGTAAAAAAGTTAACCAGAAATAA
- a CDS encoding SDR family oxidoreductase, translating to MIFKILITGGAAGIGFAFAERFIKVGNKVIVCGRREAKLQEAKEKYPELITRVCDVTKESDRIALFDWVTSEHPDVNVLINNAGIQQRYHVLKANAKEDWSYYSQEIASNIEAPFHFAMLFAPYFANKDYGAIINVSSGLAFTPMAITPIYSATKAAVYSFTMSLRHQLEDTAIEVIEVAPPAVNTDIGGVGLHAFGAPVDEFADSIFKDLEAGKTEIGYGRAEKAMRMSREEIDETVKAMYANMKNTIL from the coding sequence GTGATTTTTAAAATACTTATTACGGGCGGGGCAGCAGGAATCGGGTTTGCGTTTGCTGAGAGATTCATAAAAGTAGGCAATAAAGTCATTGTCTGCGGCAGACGTGAAGCAAAGCTCCAGGAAGCAAAGGAAAAATATCCTGAACTGATTACACGCGTTTGTGATGTTACCAAAGAATCTGATCGGATTGCTTTGTTTGACTGGGTAACGAGCGAGCACCCCGATGTAAACGTACTAATAAACAACGCAGGCATTCAGCAGCGCTACCATGTTCTTAAAGCAAATGCGAAGGAAGATTGGAGCTATTACAGTCAAGAAATAGCCTCCAACATTGAGGCACCATTTCATTTCGCCATGCTATTTGCGCCGTACTTTGCCAATAAAGACTATGGTGCTATCATTAATGTGTCATCCGGTTTAGCCTTTACCCCAATGGCGATTACTCCGATTTATTCAGCTACGAAAGCGGCGGTGTATTCATTTACGATGAGTTTACGGCATCAGCTTGAAGATACGGCCATTGAGGTGATCGAAGTTGCGCCGCCAGCAGTTAATACCGATATAGGCGGAGTAGGCCTGCATGCCTTTGGCGCCCCTGTAGATGAATTTGCCGATTCGATATTTAAAGACCTTGAAGCAGGAAAAACGGAAATTGGTTACGGACGTGCTGAAAAAGCGATGAGGATGTCCCGAGAAGAAATTGATGAGACAGTAAAGGCGATGTACGCCAATATGAAAAACACAATTTTATAA
- a CDS encoding DUF5316 domain-containing protein: MFSSDYTLLYKITGAVGIISLILGALLSGSFLDGDRLGRNLQSESKEDRKQKFSQTNSILLIGLPNLLMAAVCFFLMK; this comes from the coding sequence ATGTTTTCAAGCGATTACACATTATTGTATAAAATCACAGGGGCTGTCGGAATTATCTCACTGATATTAGGTGCTTTGTTATCTGGATCATTCTTGGATGGGGATAGATTAGGTAGAAATCTACAATCTGAATCAAAAGAAGATAGAAAACAAAAATTTTCACAAACTAATTCTATACTGTTAATAGGATTACCTAATTTATTAATGGCAGCGGTTTGCTTTTTTCTAATGAAATAA
- a CDS encoding purine-nucleoside phosphorylase, with the protein MHKMQDILEAREFIMSKIGQRPTIGMILGSGLGTLADEITNPVTIPYSEIPHFAKSEAIGHANELVIGELMGKSVVAMKGRFHYYEGFTLDEVTFPVRVMKALGVENLLITNACGAINTSFNPGDLMLITDHINLVGTNPLIGPNNNELGTRFPDVSQVYNRDLRNIAATVAKEQNITLQQGVYAWWSGPAYETPAEIRMIRTLGADAVGMSTVPEEIVAIHGGMKVLGISCLTNMACGILDQPLSHDEVIEVAAMVREKFINLVKETITRM; encoded by the coding sequence ATGCATAAAATGCAAGATATTTTAGAAGCTAGAGAGTTCATCATGAGTAAGATTGGCCAACGTCCAACAATTGGGATGATTTTAGGATCAGGATTAGGAACTCTTGCAGATGAAATCACGAACCCTGTCACCATTCCTTATAGCGAAATTCCTCACTTCGCAAAATCGGAAGCAATTGGTCATGCAAATGAATTAGTAATTGGGGAATTAATGGGGAAATCAGTCGTGGCGATGAAGGGACGTTTCCATTATTATGAAGGCTTTACTTTAGATGAAGTCACTTTTCCAGTACGTGTGATGAAGGCGCTTGGTGTAGAGAATCTACTCATCACGAATGCATGCGGTGCGATTAATACAAGCTTCAACCCAGGAGATTTAATGTTAATTACGGATCATATCAATTTAGTTGGTACCAATCCATTGATTGGGCCAAATAATAATGAATTAGGAACTCGTTTCCCTGATGTTTCTCAAGTATATAATCGTGATTTACGAAATATTGCTGCTACTGTAGCAAAAGAACAAAACATCACTTTACAACAGGGCGTTTATGCTTGGTGGAGCGGACCTGCATACGAAACTCCAGCTGAGATTCGTATGATTCGCACATTAGGAGCGGACGCTGTTGGTATGTCAACTGTCCCAGAGGAGATTGTAGCGATTCACGGAGGAATGAAAGTACTTGGTATTTCCTGTTTAACCAATATGGCATGTGGGATTCTCGATCAACCATTAAGTCATGATGAAGTCATTGAAGTGGCTGCTATGGTAAGAGAGAAATTTATCAACCTAGTGAAGGAAACCATTACAAGAATGTAA
- a CDS encoding MFS transporter, whose protein sequence is MSNKSFYLLAFIMFLSMTGYGVVLPALPFLAERIGLNSLQMGSLITGWALSQFIVLPFWGRLIDRIGRKPVLIFGLFGFGVAFLLMILANNYSQLLLIRVIGAIVSSGTQPAALALVIDGHDKEKRAPAVAKITAANALGFLFGPVVGGVFAPLGIHVPFIVAGLLSIVTIPFVFIFVKESANKNSKANIPSFGTSLATIVKPGYRGLLFITFGLAVSVSSLFGILGYFMIEKFESSATQTGFAFSSQSFAAVVIQMFIMSWIYQKYREENIAKSGVFIEATGYACIVFSFNIWGVYLGCALVGAGQSLVKPTLLTMLSKQNTLGQGTVIGFQQAVDSFGRSVGPLLAGWIFSIHPTGPFISSLCICFCLFIFLLVTVRHGQSWKLGEKESKNEYSA, encoded by the coding sequence ATGTCAAATAAGTCCTTTTATTTATTGGCTTTTATCATGTTTTTATCGATGACTGGTTACGGCGTGGTCCTACCTGCCTTGCCATTTTTAGCTGAAAGAATAGGACTGAACTCGCTTCAAATGGGAAGCCTGATTACCGGCTGGGCGTTATCTCAATTTATTGTCCTCCCTTTTTGGGGCAGGCTAATCGATCGGATTGGCAGAAAACCCGTTTTAATCTTTGGTCTCTTTGGATTTGGGGTTGCATTCCTTTTGATGATTCTAGCCAATAACTATAGCCAGCTTCTTCTTATTCGTGTAATTGGGGCGATTGTTTCCAGCGGCACCCAGCCAGCAGCACTTGCGTTGGTGATTGACGGTCATGACAAGGAGAAACGTGCACCGGCTGTAGCGAAAATAACGGCGGCTAATGCATTAGGATTTCTTTTCGGCCCTGTTGTAGGAGGAGTCTTTGCCCCTTTAGGAATTCATGTCCCGTTTATTGTGGCAGGATTGTTAAGTATCGTGACGATTCCTTTTGTTTTCATTTTTGTGAAGGAATCTGCAAACAAAAATTCTAAGGCAAACATACCTTCCTTTGGGACATCTTTAGCCACCATAGTGAAACCAGGCTATCGCGGGCTGCTCTTCATAACATTCGGTCTTGCGGTTTCTGTATCCAGTTTATTTGGGATACTCGGCTATTTCATGATTGAGAAATTTGAATCCTCTGCTACACAGACGGGGTTTGCCTTTAGTTCTCAATCTTTTGCAGCTGTTGTGATTCAAATGTTTATCATGTCTTGGATTTATCAAAAATATCGAGAGGAAAATATCGCAAAGTCAGGAGTATTTATTGAAGCAACTGGATATGCCTGTATCGTTTTTTCATTCAATATTTGGGGAGTCTATTTAGGCTGTGCCCTGGTAGGTGCAGGACAGTCGCTTGTGAAACCCACCTTACTTACCATGCTGTCAAAGCAAAATACGCTTGGACAGGGAACAGTAATTGGTTTTCAGCAAGCCGTTGATAGCTTTGGACGTAGTGTTGGCCCCTTACTAGCCGGCTGGATTTTCTCCATTCATCCAACGGGACCTTTTATTAGTTCTCTATGTATATGTTTCTGCTTATTTATTTTTCTATTAGTCACTGTCCGTCATGGGCAATCCTGGAAACTTGGAGAAAAGGAGTCGAAAAATGAATATTCTGCTTAA